One part of the Oryzias melastigma strain HK-1 linkage group LG21, ASM292280v2, whole genome shotgun sequence genome encodes these proteins:
- the LOC112155403 gene encoding inosine-uridine preferring nucleoside hydrolase isoform X1 has protein sequence MFSSGLLHRLCVSSVWRLFSTERRWRSVAAGHQILRLSHSVTGCRMANKKLLVDVDCGVDDAQAIMLALAAPNVQLLGITCVHGNTSVENVCKNSLRVLQACDRLEIPVFKGADRPLLGDSIDAGHFHGEDGLGDAPDSNAPTLDLLQEQGAVPAMIRIVNENPGEVSLVATGPLTNLALAVRLDPSLPSKLRGLYIMGGNTESRGNTTVCGEFNFTADPEAAYIVLKDYQCPTYLACWEFTCYNKLSWDFCETWLAQDSHKARFMETIFRHSIQASQTERFEKEVVAGTGFISCDSYAMAAAVDDSFVIESDCYPVSVELTGTHTRGMMVVDTLGFLKKSHTAFIMKKVDMEKFKQMMMAALK, from the exons atgttttcttctggaCTTCTGCATCGACTTTGCGTTTCTTCTGTGTGGAG GTTGTTCTCCACAGAGCGTCGTTGGCGGTCTGTGGCAGCAGGTCACCAAATTCTACGTTTGTCCCACTCTGTCACAG GCTGCAGGATGGCGAATAAGAAGCTGCTGGTGGACGTGGACTGCGGCGTGGATGATGCTCAAGCCATCATGCTGGCGCTGGCGGCTCCAAACGTGCAGCTCCTGGGCATCACTTGTGTTCACGGGAACACCTCAGTGGAGAACGTGTGTAAAAACTCACTGCGTGTTCTGCAggcctgcgacagactggag ATCCCAGTGTTCAAAGGCGCAGACAGACCTCTCCTGGGGGACAGCATCGATGCCGGACACTTCCATGGAGAGGACGGTTTGGGAGACGCTCCGGACTCTAACGCTCCCACTCTGGATCTGCTTCAGGAACAAGGAGCTGTTCCCGCCATGATCAGGATAGTGAATGAAAACCCAGGAGAG GTGTCTCTGGTTGCCACGGGTCCCCTGACTAACTTGGCTCTGGCTGTGAGGTTGGACCCGTCTCTGCCGAGCAAACTGCGAGGGCTCTACATCATGGGGGGCAACACGGAGT CTCGAGGAAACACCACAGTATGCGGCGAGTTTAACTTCACAGCTGATCCTGAAGCTGCATACATCGTCCTGAAAGATTATCAGTGTCCCACATACTTGGCCTGCTGGGAGTTTACCTGCTACAACAAGCTATCCTgg GACTTCTGTGAGACCTGGCTGGCTCAGGACAGCCACAAAGCTCGCTTCATGGAGACCATCTTCCGCCACAGCATCCAGGCATCCCAAACCGAACGCTTCGAGAAGGAGGTGGTGGCCGGCACAGGCTTCATTTCCTGTGACTCCTACGCCATGGCGGCCGCCGTGGATGATTCCTTCGTCATTGAGAGCGACTGTTACCCCGTCAGCGTGGAGCTGACAGGAACTCACACCAGAGGCATGATGGTGGTGGACACGCTGGGCTTTCTGAAGAAGAGCCACACGGCTTTTATCATGAAGAAGGTGGACATGGAGAAGTTCAAGCAGATGATGATGGCTGCTCTGAAATAA
- the LOC112155403 gene encoding inosine-uridine preferring nucleoside hydrolase isoform X2: MLFSTERRWRSVAAGHQILRLSHSVTGCRMANKKLLVDVDCGVDDAQAIMLALAAPNVQLLGITCVHGNTSVENVCKNSLRVLQACDRLEIPVFKGADRPLLGDSIDAGHFHGEDGLGDAPDSNAPTLDLLQEQGAVPAMIRIVNENPGEVSLVATGPLTNLALAVRLDPSLPSKLRGLYIMGGNTESRGNTTVCGEFNFTADPEAAYIVLKDYQCPTYLACWEFTCYNKLSWDFCETWLAQDSHKARFMETIFRHSIQASQTERFEKEVVAGTGFISCDSYAMAAAVDDSFVIESDCYPVSVELTGTHTRGMMVVDTLGFLKKSHTAFIMKKVDMEKFKQMMMAALK; the protein is encoded by the exons AT GTTGTTCTCCACAGAGCGTCGTTGGCGGTCTGTGGCAGCAGGTCACCAAATTCTACGTTTGTCCCACTCTGTCACAG GCTGCAGGATGGCGAATAAGAAGCTGCTGGTGGACGTGGACTGCGGCGTGGATGATGCTCAAGCCATCATGCTGGCGCTGGCGGCTCCAAACGTGCAGCTCCTGGGCATCACTTGTGTTCACGGGAACACCTCAGTGGAGAACGTGTGTAAAAACTCACTGCGTGTTCTGCAggcctgcgacagactggag ATCCCAGTGTTCAAAGGCGCAGACAGACCTCTCCTGGGGGACAGCATCGATGCCGGACACTTCCATGGAGAGGACGGTTTGGGAGACGCTCCGGACTCTAACGCTCCCACTCTGGATCTGCTTCAGGAACAAGGAGCTGTTCCCGCCATGATCAGGATAGTGAATGAAAACCCAGGAGAG GTGTCTCTGGTTGCCACGGGTCCCCTGACTAACTTGGCTCTGGCTGTGAGGTTGGACCCGTCTCTGCCGAGCAAACTGCGAGGGCTCTACATCATGGGGGGCAACACGGAGT CTCGAGGAAACACCACAGTATGCGGCGAGTTTAACTTCACAGCTGATCCTGAAGCTGCATACATCGTCCTGAAAGATTATCAGTGTCCCACATACTTGGCCTGCTGGGAGTTTACCTGCTACAACAAGCTATCCTgg GACTTCTGTGAGACCTGGCTGGCTCAGGACAGCCACAAAGCTCGCTTCATGGAGACCATCTTCCGCCACAGCATCCAGGCATCCCAAACCGAACGCTTCGAGAAGGAGGTGGTGGCCGGCACAGGCTTCATTTCCTGTGACTCCTACGCCATGGCGGCCGCCGTGGATGATTCCTTCGTCATTGAGAGCGACTGTTACCCCGTCAGCGTGGAGCTGACAGGAACTCACACCAGAGGCATGATGGTGGTGGACACGCTGGGCTTTCTGAAGAAGAGCCACACGGCTTTTATCATGAAGAAGGTGGACATGGAGAAGTTCAAGCAGATGATGATGGCTGCTCTGAAATAA
- the LOC112155221 gene encoding inosine-uridine preferring nucleoside hydrolase-like: MTGGLCAPLEQDQITEHIWLWSQIPVFKGADRPLLGDSIDAGHFHGEDGLGDAPDSNAPTLDLLQEQGAVPAMIRIVNENPGEVSLVATGPLTNLALAVRLDPSLPSKLRGLYIMGGNTESRGNTTVCGEFNFTADPEAAYIVLKDYQCPTYLACWEFTCYNKLSWDFCETWLAQDSHKARFMETIFRHSIQASQTERFEKEVVAGTGFISCDSYAMAAAVDDSFIIESDCYPVSVELTGTHTRGMMVVDTLGFLKKSHTAFIMKKVDMEKFKQMMMAALK, from the exons ATGACAGGAGGACTGTGTGCCCCACTGG AACAGGATCAGATTACTGAACACATATGGTTGTGGTCACAGATCCCAGTGTTCAAAGGCGCAGACAGACCTCTCCTGGGGGACAGCATCGATGCCGGACACTTCCATGGAGAGGACGGTTTGGGAGACGCTCCGGACTCTAACGCTCCCACTCTGGATCTGCTTCAGGAACAAGGAGCTGTTCCCGCCATGATCAGGATAGTGAATGAAAACCCAGGAGAG GTGTCTCTGGTTGCCACGGGTCCCCTGACTAACTTGGCTCTGGCTGTGAGGTTGGACCCGTCTCTGCCGAGCAAACTGCGAGGGCTCTACATCATGGGGGGCAACACGGAGT CTCGAGGAAACACCACAGTATGCGGCGAGTTTAACTTCACAGCTGATCCTGAAGCTGCATACATCGTCCTGAAGGATTATCAGTGTCCCACATACTTGGCCTGCTGGGAGTTTACCTGCTACAACAAGCTATCCTgg GACTTCTGTGAGACCTGGTTGGCTCAGGACAGCCACAAAGCTCGCTTCATGGAGACCATCTTTCGCCACAGCATTCAGGCATCCCAAACCGAACGCTTCGAGAAGGAGGTGGTGGCCGGCACGGGCTTCATTTCCTGTGACTCCTACGCCATGGCGGCCGCCGTGGATGATTCCTTCATCATTGAGAGCGACTGTTACCCCGTCAGCGTGGAGCTGACAGGAACTCACACCAGAGGCATGATGGTGGTGGACACGCTGGGCTTTCTGAAGAAGAGCCACACGGCTTTTATCATGAAGAAGGTGGACATGGAGAAGTTCAAGCAGATGATGATGGCTGCTCTGAAATAA
- the LOC112155078 gene encoding cytochrome c oxidase assembly factor 5 produces MPKYYEDKEEDDRACAGVREDFKACLLQHDCVVKEGKKPSECLKEGHCKALQTSFFECKRSMLDTRSRFRGRKGY; encoded by the exons ATGCCGAAATATTACGAGGACAAAGAAGAAGACGACAGAGCATGCGCCGGCGTCAGAGAGGACTTTAAAGCCTGTCTCCTTCAGCACGACTGTGTTGTCAAG GAAGGGAAGAAACCAAGCGAGTGTCTGAAGGAAGGCCACTGCAAAGCGCTGCAGACGTCGTTCTTTGAGTGTAAGAGGTCGATG CTGGACACGAGGTCACGATTCAGAGGGAGGAAAGGCTACTGA